The segment TTAATTATTTAACCGGATTAGATTGGCAAGGCGATAATAAAAAAGTTTCAGATTTTTGGTCGCCAGATGTGCAAATAATTGGCAAAGATATTTTACGTCTTCATGCCACAGTTTGGCCAGCTTTATTATTAGCTTTAAATATCCCATTGCCAAAAAAATTATTTGTGCATGGATTTTTTACTTTTAATGGACAAAAAATGAGCAAGACATTGGGAAATGTGATTTGGCCCAATAACTTAATTGATAAATTTGGTGTAGATGCAACGCGTTATTTATTGCTTTCACAATTTCCTTTGGGACAAGATGGAGATATTGCAATAAATAAATTAGAAGAAAAATATAATGCTGATTTAGTGAATGGATTGGGAAATTTGGTTTCTCGTGTTTTAACTTTGGCTGAACGCAATCCTAGCGCATTTATTTTTAATAACAATGAAATAAAAATTAAAAAAACATGGGAAGAATATGAAAAAACGATGGAAAATATTCAATTTTTTGAAACTTTAAAAATAGTTTTGGGTTTAATTAGTTTTTATGATAAATATATTGAGCAAGAAAAACCATGGGAGATAAAAAATAATTTAGAAAAATTAAATAAAATTTTGTCTAATCTTTTGGAAGGAATTTATTGTTTAGGAATTATGATTTTGCCATTTATGCCAGAAATTTCAGAAAAGATTTTTATTCAATTAGGGATTGAAAAAGAAATAAAACATAAATCTTTTGAAGAATTAAAAAAAATAGCGCAATTTAAGTTTAAAATTAAAAAGAACGAGAATT is part of the Candidatus Kuenenbacteria bacterium HGW-Kuenenbacteria-1 genome and harbors:
- a CDS encoding methionine--tRNA ligase translates to MKFYITTPIYYVNDEPHLGHAYTTVITDVLARYHRLKGDDVFFLTGTDEHGLKIEQKAQEEKMDPQKFCDKKATKFQFLWNTLNISNDNFIRTTDLKHKNAVQKVLQILFIKKMIYKGEYQGLYCVGCEEYKTKTQLVDGKCPFHQKEPELLKEECYFFKLSNFQKELIKKIQNNEFKIEPIERKNEILGFLKKEKLEDLSISRKKVRWGIPLPFDEFYTIYVWVEAFFNYLTGLDWQGDNKKVSDFWSPDVQIIGKDILRLHATVWPALLLALNIPLPKKLFVHGFFTFNGQKMSKTLGNVIWPNNLIDKFGVDATRYLLLSQFPLGQDGDIAINKLEEKYNADLVNGLGNLVSRVLTLAERNPSAFIFNNNEIKIKKTWEEYEKTMENIQFFETLKIVLGLISFYDKYIEQEKPWEIKNNLEKLNKILSNLLEGIYCLGIMILPFMPEISEKIFIQLGIEKEIKHKSFEELKKIAQFKFKIKKNENLFPKENLKNKIK